The DNA sequence AAAAGGATTAACTCCCAATGACGTTGGTCGTTTACAGGAAATTAATCAGGCATGCACAAAAAAACAGCAAGAAATCGATAAATTGGCTACAGAAATTAAAGCTCTTGAAAATACTTTTAGTGATCCTAAAACACTTATACAACAATTATATCAGATATGGATAGCACAATTTAACATTAGGACTAAGGCAGCAAATCTCGCCAATAATCAAGCTGTTTTTAACGAAAGTCACCGGCGTTTTATTGAAGCCTCTGTAAAATATCAGCAAGATTACAAGAATTTCTGCGAACTCTGGCAGCAATTTGCACCTATTGATAAACGCACTCGCCTTGGCAAGAATTGGGAAGATTTTGGACAAAACTTATATACACTTTTTATCCAACGACAAGATGCTGCATCACCTTGGGAGCTACTTTATAATTGGCTTGTTGGAGAAGAAAAAGCGGGACTAGGCGTCGTCTCCGTACAAGAAATGTCTCAATATGTTAATGAGAACTCAGAGAAATGGGTAAGGCTCCGTTGTTCGAGAGTGCAAGATACTGTGGATATGAAATTGTTTCGAGCGGATGGCACCCTAGCGGGAAGCATTGCAGATGGCTCACTCTCTGATGGTCAAAGAAATACAGCAGCGCTCGCTCTGTTGCTGGCTCAAGAAGGTGGGCCACTTGTCATTGATCAGCCCGAAGACGAACTGGACTCGAATTTTGTGTTCAGAGAACTAATTCCGATGCTTCGCAAGGTAAAATCTAAGCGTCAACTTATTATAGCTACGCATAACGCTAACCTACCAGTGAATGGCGATGCGGACTTAGTATATGCTTTTGAGGCACGTGATGGTAAAGGTGAAATAATTGCTAATGGCGGGCTTGACCAAAAAGGTGTTACCAAAGCCGTTCTTGACATTATGGAAGGAACAGAAGAAGCATTCCGCCGCAGACGGGAGAAATACCATTTCTAAATTAATTAATAGAACACAATTACTTTGATTTCTTTAGCTTCAATAAATTAGCACCCTTATAAATTTTTTTACGATAAACTAATATATCTCGTGGAGCTTTAATTCCTATTTTGACATAGTTTTCTGCAACCTCTAACACTTCAGCTTCAATATTATCAGCAACTCTAATTACTTCATTTACTTTTTTTGTTATTATCATAAGCATTCTCTCCAAAAAGAATACTGTATTAGCAAAAAACAAGTTATAAATTTTTATTCAGGTTTGTGCTTCATCTTCTATGCATGCATTTTTATAAATATCTTTGAATTTCTGCCTACCTCTATATCGTGTTAGGATTAATATCACAGCATCTATTTCTCTCTGGGTAGGATGGTGATTCCCGATTCTTTCTAGTAATTGAGTAGCTAACATAGCTATATAAATTGAATGACTTATAGATTTTGGCTTTTCGTTAGTTTTAAGTAGATTAATAAAGATCTCAGCTGTGATAGTTTCAAATGCTATTTGGTAGCAAGCATCTAGTTTCATGAATTCCTTCATCTCCGCGGCTAAGTTCCATCAAAGGTTCAAAAATTACTTTAAAATATGAACTAAAAAACGGCCCCTGTCAACGATTTGAACCGATTTATGGTTCATTTTGGGGTCTTATTGGCTCTGAAAGGGTGCATTATGGCTTGTGCATTTGCCTGGGATTGATATAATCATGAAATTTCTATCTGGTTATCTTTTGGAAAGGCGCAAGCGCTATATTTAGCTAAAGACATTTTTAGACTTATTATTCACGAATTAACTTAAATTTATACCTGCGTATTAACTCGCAACAAATTTAATTGGGGTTGTATTAAATGAAAGCTCATGAAGAAACCATGATTAATAAAATTCCTGCTAATAAAGGTCAACGGATCGAAAAAATTAGAAAGATGTTAATAGGCCATA is a window from the Gammaproteobacteria bacterium genome containing:
- a CDS encoding carbon storage regulator, which produces MIITKKVNEVIRVADNIEAEVLEVAENYVKIGIKAPRDILVYRKKIYKGANLLKLKKSK